A stretch of Methanosphaerula palustris E1-9c DNA encodes these proteins:
- a CDS encoding tubulin/FtsZ family protein, whose product MRVFFIGFGQAGGKVVDMFMEQDKSNLFRGLVVNTARTDLIGLKNIPMKNRILIGQTVVKGHGVGTDNAMGAKLTKDEIDSIVTAIESIGTSDIDAFVVIAGLGGGTGSGGSPVLVRHLKGLYHEPVYALGILPSVEEGRLYTYNAARSLTTLVNEADNTFIFDNGAWRKEGESIKMAYDRVNDEIVRRFGVLFRAGEVGKIGVGEMVVDSSEIINTLRGGGITTVGYAKTEAISTRSKQNKGLFGNLIGSLKKREASEEVLLGDDRSAKIISLVRSAMLGRLTLPCDFKTAQRALILLVGPPGEMDRKGVEKARSWVEENIEGEEIRSGDYPIESNYVAAVVVLASIGEVPRIRALLDMAKETKVELARAKTDGMTMFEDGIDPLFE is encoded by the coding sequence ATGAGGGTCTTCTTTATTGGGTTCGGCCAGGCTGGGGGCAAGGTCGTGGACATGTTTATGGAGCAGGACAAGAGCAACCTGTTCCGCGGGCTCGTTGTGAATACTGCACGGACTGATCTGATCGGCCTTAAGAATATTCCGATGAAGAACCGGATCCTGATCGGACAGACCGTCGTGAAAGGACACGGGGTCGGCACCGATAACGCGATGGGCGCAAAGTTGACAAAGGACGAGATCGATAGCATCGTGACCGCCATCGAATCGATCGGTACCTCTGACATCGATGCATTCGTGGTCATCGCCGGTCTTGGTGGAGGCACCGGTTCCGGGGGTTCTCCAGTGCTGGTCAGGCACCTGAAAGGGCTGTACCATGAACCGGTCTATGCCCTCGGGATCCTCCCATCTGTCGAGGAGGGACGGTTGTACACCTATAACGCAGCCCGTTCGCTGACAACGCTCGTCAATGAGGCGGACAACACCTTCATCTTCGACAACGGGGCCTGGAGAAAGGAAGGGGAGTCGATCAAGATGGCCTACGACCGGGTGAACGACGAGATCGTCCGCAGATTCGGGGTTCTCTTCCGTGCCGGCGAGGTCGGTAAGATCGGGGTCGGCGAGATGGTCGTCGACTCCAGCGAGATCATCAACACCCTCCGTGGTGGCGGTATTACTACAGTTGGGTATGCCAAGACCGAGGCGATCAGTACCAGGTCAAAACAGAACAAAGGGCTGTTCGGGAACCTGATCGGTTCACTCAAGAAGCGGGAAGCCTCCGAAGAGGTGCTGCTCGGGGATGATCGGAGTGCAAAGATCATCTCCCTGGTGAGGAGCGCGATGCTCGGACGTCTGACCCTTCCCTGTGACTTTAAAACTGCACAGCGTGCCCTGATTCTGCTGGTCGGACCGCCGGGGGAGATGGATCGTAAAGGTGTCGAGAAGGCGAGGAGCTGGGTCGAGGAGAACATCGAGGGCGAGGAGATCCGGAGCGGGGATTATCCAATCGAAAGCAACTATGTGGCTGCCGTCGTAGTGCTCGCCTCGATCGGGGAAGTGCCCAGGATCCGCGCTCTCCTTGATATGGCCAAAGAGACGAAGGTGGAACTGGCCCGGGCCAAAACCGATGGGATGACGATGTTCGAGGATGGGATCGACCCACTCTTCGAATGA
- a CDS encoding NAD(P)/FAD-dependent oxidoreductase, with protein MKICIIGGGLAGLTAALDLSGDHSVELLERRPFLGGCLSSLSREHYTIEHYYHHCFEGDSNLFSLMEQLGISDRLEWLEGSTGYYVDGAVHPLTTPREILVYPYLSLLDKARLALLTLRAKRMDRIKLDDVPVKQFLVEQVGMNAYTSFFEPLLKSKFGAMRDQISAAWLISRIAIRSNRTTGGERLGYLKGGFSILIDRLEQVLSDRGVSIQTGTPVESMQRSGLEWIVNGIRYDTVISTIPPQELAKLSGVEFPAIPYQGAACMILALDRDVTEGIYWLNMKDPAPYGAVVSHTNFAPLERYGEHLVYLASYFSGTLPDQHGQRMKEDFCTRFNVTDEMIHWQHLEVDPWAGPVYTTGYRQMIPNYEQYGLYMAGMFSRPNYPERSMEGSITAGRQVATCVRRRMAHDQH; from the coding sequence ATGAAGATCTGTATCATCGGCGGAGGATTGGCAGGTCTCACTGCAGCGCTCGACCTCTCTGGGGATCATTCCGTGGAACTCCTTGAGCGGCGCCCATTTCTTGGCGGTTGTCTCTCATCTCTTTCGCGTGAACACTATACCATAGAACACTACTATCATCACTGTTTTGAGGGGGACAGCAACCTCTTCTCGTTGATGGAACAACTGGGGATAAGCGACCGGCTCGAATGGCTGGAGGGGAGCACCGGGTATTATGTGGATGGGGCCGTTCATCCCCTGACCACGCCACGGGAGATCCTCGTGTACCCCTATCTGTCGTTGCTCGACAAGGCCCGACTGGCCCTGCTGACGCTCCGTGCAAAGCGGATGGATCGGATAAAACTCGATGATGTTCCAGTAAAGCAGTTTCTGGTTGAACAGGTGGGGATGAACGCCTATACTTCCTTCTTTGAGCCGCTGCTCAAATCAAAGTTCGGGGCCATGCGAGACCAGATCTCTGCAGCCTGGCTGATATCCCGGATTGCGATCAGGTCCAACCGGACCACTGGAGGGGAACGGCTCGGTTATCTGAAAGGAGGTTTCTCGATCCTGATCGATCGGCTGGAACAGGTCCTCTCCGACCGGGGGGTTTCCATCCAGACCGGCACCCCGGTCGAGAGTATGCAACGATCCGGTCTTGAATGGATCGTGAATGGGATCCGGTATGATACGGTCATCTCGACGATCCCGCCACAGGAACTGGCCAAACTGAGCGGGGTTGAGTTCCCTGCGATCCCATACCAGGGGGCGGCCTGCATGATCCTCGCTCTGGACCGTGATGTGACGGAAGGGATATACTGGCTGAATATGAAGGATCCTGCACCGTACGGGGCAGTGGTCTCGCACACTAACTTTGCACCCCTGGAACGATATGGCGAACATCTGGTCTATCTGGCTTCGTACTTCAGCGGTACCCTTCCTGACCAGCACGGTCAGAGGATGAAGGAGGACTTCTGCACGCGTTTCAATGTCACGGACGAGATGATCCACTGGCAGCACCTTGAGGTGGATCCCTGGGCCGGTCCGGTTTATACCACAGGATACCGGCAGATGATCCCCAACTATGAACAGTACGGTCTTTATATGGCTGGCATGTTCAGCAGGCCCAACTATCCAGAACGGTCGATGGAGGGTTCGATCACCGCCGGCAGACAGGTGGCAACCTGTGTCCGGCGGAGGATGGCCCATGACCAGCATTGA
- a CDS encoding glycosyltransferase, translating to MTSIEVSAVIPVYNDLPALKVAIPVSIEVLSKVTDSFEILVAEDGSTDGSAEFVRAVEQTDPRIHLLHSDQRLGRGRALNRAFTAAQGTIVCYYDVDLATDMQHLAEVIDAVREGSDIATGSRLLPESDIVRTGGREIASRGYNLLVRTILGSKLYDHQCGFKAFNRARLLPLLEKVDDTHWFWDTEVLVRGARAGYRIREIPVRWRQGPGTTVKRKDVVDMGSAILRLWWGLHVSKD from the coding sequence ATGACCAGCATTGAGGTCAGCGCGGTGATACCGGTCTATAACGACCTCCCCGCACTAAAGGTTGCGATCCCTGTATCGATCGAGGTTCTCTCCAAGGTCACCGATAGTTTTGAGATCCTGGTAGCAGAGGACGGTTCCACCGATGGGAGTGCTGAGTTCGTCAGGGCCGTCGAGCAGACCGATCCCCGTATTCACCTGCTCCATTCAGATCAGCGTCTTGGACGGGGCAGGGCCCTGAACCGTGCGTTCACTGCCGCCCAGGGGACGATCGTCTGCTACTATGATGTCGACCTGGCTACCGACATGCAGCACCTCGCCGAGGTGATCGATGCGGTCCGTGAGGGCTCTGATATTGCGACTGGTTCGCGTCTTCTCCCGGAGAGCGACATCGTCAGGACTGGCGGGCGGGAGATCGCGAGCCGGGGGTATAACCTGCTGGTCAGGACGATCCTCGGTTCAAAACTGTACGACCACCAGTGCGGGTTCAAGGCCTTCAACAGAGCTCGGCTTCTGCCGTTGCTCGAAAAGGTTGATGATACGCACTGGTTCTGGGACACCGAGGTACTGGTCCGGGGGGCCCGGGCCGGCTATAGGATCCGGGAGATACCGGTTCGGTGGCGGCAGGGGCCGGGGACCACGGTCAAAAGGAAGGACGTCGTGGACATGGGCAGTGCGATCCTGCGGTTGTGGTGGGGGCTTCATGTATCGAAAGATTAG
- a CDS encoding lysylphosphatidylglycerol synthase transmembrane domain-containing protein: protein MYRKISAVVIPTLLAAGILGFMLYSVRADLSVAIANSIPAYIAVAVLICVAAWWLRGFRYRSILQGLSIKPTLTFATANIFISQTVNLVIPFRLGDFVRVFLLKHEHSTTYSQGISSILVERIFDVVTVALLGLISVLFLLNVPEWFYTLIVIPLVAGVIFFALLIVAGRFQTKNRYIGMVLTMLDEVRRVSLNLRSLLVLGVSSIVIWILDAMVCMAVVLMFEQPLDPIVVILAVVIGNLIKTVPVTPGGMGIYEAAVAGVFVTLGGMPLATATLIAVIDHLIKNLITGIGGAISIYLCGDWVMPVIWRVFQKKVVEGESIGGD, encoded by the coding sequence ATGTATCGAAAGATTAGTGCAGTCGTGATCCCGACGCTGCTGGCAGCAGGGATCCTCGGGTTTATGCTCTACAGTGTCAGGGCTGACCTCTCTGTTGCCATCGCCAACAGCATCCCGGCCTATATCGCTGTCGCCGTGCTGATCTGTGTGGCAGCATGGTGGCTTCGGGGTTTCCGGTACAGGTCGATCTTGCAGGGTCTCTCCATCAAGCCGACGCTCACCTTTGCGACGGCCAATATCTTCATCAGCCAGACCGTGAATCTGGTGATCCCATTTCGCCTCGGCGACTTTGTTAGGGTTTTCCTCCTGAAGCATGAGCACAGCACCACCTACTCGCAGGGGATCTCCTCGATACTGGTGGAACGGATCTTTGATGTGGTGACCGTGGCCCTACTCGGACTCATATCGGTTCTGTTTCTGCTGAATGTACCGGAGTGGTTCTACACGTTGATCGTGATCCCGCTGGTTGCCGGCGTGATCTTCTTCGCTCTGCTCATCGTTGCAGGACGGTTTCAGACGAAGAATCGGTATATCGGGATGGTGCTGACGATGCTCGACGAGGTTCGGCGTGTCTCGCTGAACCTGCGTTCACTCCTGGTCCTCGGTGTTTCGTCGATTGTGATCTGGATCCTGGATGCGATGGTCTGTATGGCGGTGGTACTGATGTTCGAACAGCCACTGGACCCGATCGTTGTGATCCTGGCCGTTGTGATCGGTAACCTGATCAAGACGGTTCCGGTGACGCCCGGGGGGATGGGGATCTATGAGGCTGCAGTGGCCGGCGTCTTCGTTACGCTCGGGGGTATGCCCCTGGCCACCGCGACCCTGATTGCGGTCATCGACCATCTGATCAAGAATCTGATAACCGGAATCGGCGGAGCGATCTCGATCTATCTCTGCGGGGACTGGGTGATGCCGGTGATCTGGCGGGTCTTCCAGAAGAAGGTTGTGGAGGGTGAGTCGATTGGTGGGGATTGA
- a CDS encoding HEAT repeat domain-containing protein yields MSDNEEVESQITRIRQGGLEERRAAVRELVVMSERAVGPLIAALLAESNPDPRWYMAGALGRIGSPGVAPLLAAMRENTDHDFRRYAAAALGEVRGSAILPLIEALQDPDREIRQFAALALCRIGDPAVGPLKQACAEGGDVEARARQVLWKLGDAGLAALIERSNSQDM; encoded by the coding sequence ATGAGTGATAATGAAGAGGTAGAGTCGCAGATCACCAGGATTCGGCAAGGGGGTCTCGAGGAACGGAGGGCTGCAGTTCGGGAACTGGTGGTAATGAGTGAGCGGGCAGTAGGGCCGCTTATCGCTGCCCTGCTTGCAGAATCAAACCCCGATCCCCGGTGGTATATGGCCGGAGCTCTGGGCAGGATCGGATCGCCGGGTGTGGCCCCGCTCCTGGCGGCGATGAGAGAGAATACCGATCATGATTTCCGCAGATATGCGGCGGCTGCACTTGGGGAAGTGCGTGGATCAGCGATCCTGCCGCTTATCGAGGCTCTGCAGGATCCGGATCGAGAGATCCGACAGTTTGCTGCACTTGCCCTCTGCAGGATTGGAGATCCCGCGGTTGGCCCCCTTAAACAGGCCTGTGCAGAGGGCGGTGACGTTGAGGCAAGGGCACGGCAGGTGCTTTGGAAACTTGGGGATGCAGGGCTTGCGGCATTGATCGAACGTTCGAACAGCCAGGACATGTGA